A genomic segment from Candidatus Rokuibacteriota bacterium encodes:
- a CDS encoding transposase translates to MARLPDPRASAAFLATLRPAAWVVYAKPPFSRPAQVLEYLGRYTYRVAISNDRLLSLTDGIVRCRWKAYADGDRVKVLALPAAACLRRFLLHVVPHGFVRIHPFGLLAHRGRTAKLARCRVLLATAPPPAPAPPESVAARILRVTGVDLTRCPVCRAGRLRVVGRLPPGALPVPVVDTS, encoded by the coding sequence GTGGCGCGCCTGCCGGATCCCCGGGCCTCCGCCGCCTTCCTCGCCACACTCCGCCCGGCGGCCTGGGTCGTCTACGCCAAGCCGCCCTTCAGCCGGCCCGCCCAGGTCCTGGAGTACCTGGGGCGGTACACCTACCGGGTCGCCATCTCCAACGATCGGCTCCTCAGTCTGACCGACGGCATCGTGCGCTGCCGGTGGAAGGCCTACGCGGACGGGGACCGGGTGAAGGTCCTGGCCCTGCCGGCGGCGGCGTGCCTCCGGCGCTTCCTCCTGCACGTGGTGCCGCACGGCTTCGTCCGCATCCACCCCTTCGGGCTGTTGGCCCACCGGGGGCGGACGGCCAAGCTCGCCCGCTGCCGGGTCCTCCTCGCGACGGCGCCGCCGCCGGCCCCGGCGCCCCCCGAGTCCGTGGCGGCCCGCATACTCCGCGTGACCGGCGTGGATCTCACGCGCTGCCCGGTATGCCGCGCGGGCCGCCTGCGCGTCGTCGGCCGCCTGCCCCCCGGTGCCCTCCCGGTCCCCGTGGTGGACACCTCATGA
- a CDS encoding site-specific integrase, with product MMATLRQQMDNDKLVRGFAERTRESYLAAVARLAKFYRRSPDQLTPEEVQAYLVHMLREEQLAWSTCNLSVSAFRFLYHTTLKRPVATFTVPGAKQPQKLPEILSPEEVQRIIASTLNRRQRVLLATAYGAGLRLSELA from the coding sequence ATGATGGCAACCCTACGGCAACAGATGGACAACGACAAGCTCGTGCGCGGGTTCGCGGAGCGAACGCGGGAGAGCTACCTGGCCGCGGTGGCCCGGCTGGCGAAGTTCTATCGGCGCTCGCCGGACCAACTTACGCCGGAGGAGGTCCAGGCCTATCTCGTGCACATGCTTCGCGAGGAGCAGCTCGCCTGGAGCACCTGCAATCTCTCGGTGTCGGCCTTCCGGTTCCTCTACCACACGACCCTGAAGCGCCCCGTGGCGACGTTCACGGTCCCGGGCGCGAAGCAACCCCAGAAGCTCCCCGAGATCCTGAGCCCCGAAGAGGTGCAGCGGATCATCGCGAGTACCCTCAACCGCCGGCAACGCGTCCTGCTCGCCACCGCCTACGGTGCCGGCCTGCGCCTCAGCGAACTCGCGTAG